In the genome of Dyadobacter fermentans DSM 18053, the window TATGTTATGTTACAATCAAGCACATTAAACAAAAAAGCATGCCATTGCTTATTGCAGGATGATCGGGCTATGAGCAATTAGGACGATCCGGCTATCAGCAATACCGACTTAGATCATAAATCCTTTATCTGATGGGTCAGCCTTTACCCACTCATCAAAATCAATCCTGCTCTCGTTTTGCTCTCTCGTAACTTTTGAAGCTTAAACCAAACATGATAATACAAAATTTTCTTAAATAGTACGTTTAATTCCGTTTGCAGATACGTACCCTCTTCTTGCCAAAAAATCTCTTTATGAAAACTGACTAGCTGTCGACGCCATTCCGTAGCATACGCCTCGCCTGAACTGATGTTATTTTACATATTCTGCTCTGCACTAAACTGATATGAAGATATTATTCTCGATCCTTCTCATTTTATTTGGCTGGTCGGCAGCTTGTTCACAGGCACTGTACAGCAGATCATTTGGGAATCCGAAACACCAGCCAATCATATTTTTACACGGTGGGCCAGGAAGCAGCAGTGTTTACTTTGAAGCTACAACCGCAAAGTTACTTGCCGATAAGGGATTTTTTGTGATCATTTATGATCGACGGGGAGAAGGCCGCTCAAAGGATAGTACTGCCAAATTGAATTTTAATGAAGCATTCGCTGATTTGAGTGGCATTTATAAAAAGTACAACCTAAGGTATGCCAGTCTGATCGGATTTAGCTTCGGCGGTTTGATAGCAACTCAATATGCTCAAATGCATCCTGGCATGGTCAGGGCAGTTGTGTTATGCAGTGCACTAATATCTCAGCAGAAATCGTATGAGACGATATTGAGCAAAACAAGGACGATTTATGAGCAAAGAAAGGACACGACAAATTTGAACGAACTAACCGCCATTGCTCAACTTAATCCTCGGTCTTTTGCATACCGTACATTGGTTTTCAGACATGCGTCGGCAAATGGCTTTTTCACACTTTCGGATCCTGATCACTTAGCAAAACGTATTTACGCCACTTATAAAACGGATACACTAATTAATAGCTATCTGAGAAATGAATCGGCAGTACATACATTTTGGCAGAATGAGAATCAAGTTAATATTGATGTGACGCCTATCCTAAATAGTTTGAGAAATGCAAACATGCCTATATTCGCATTATACGGGAAACAAGACGGACTTTATTCCGATGAGCAAGTAAGTGGATTGAAATACCTGATTGGTAATTCAAATGTTAAATACCTTGATCGATGTTCCCACACTGTCTTCATTGATCAACAGTCGTTGTTTCTGTCAGCGCTAAGCACATGGCTCAAAAAAGCTAAGTAAGACTGCCAGCGGAAATCTCTACATACGTAGCCCCGATAGACCTCTTACTGTCTTACAAATCCCTGGTTATTTGAGACAAGTGCTAATTGTCAAGTTTCCAGCGCGTATGCGTGACCTTAATCGTGTTTCTGAATTGGAAGCCGGTGCCGCAAATCTTCCGATCGAGGACCCAAGAACTTTTATCCAGCGCAAACAGCAATAATTATGTCAGAAAACGGGCATTATTTGATACCAGGGTAAAGTAAGTTCTTCATCTATGACGGGCCTAGGTTACTTACGATTAAAAGGCTCTATGGCGGTATTGATTAAATCGGCAGATTTTTGAGTTCCGATTAGAAATTTGCTGCCGTTATTCAGTTCAAGTGCGATCCCTTTATTTCCAGAAACATTATTGACTGTCCCATATTTACTGCTAAACCTCCATCCATAACCTACAAAACTGTAAGTTGTAAATTGGATTGATTTTATTTCTTGCCAAGAAATGGTTTTAGCCTTTTTGGGGAACGGAAGCCAGACAAAATGCACCCCTTCTTCGCTTATCGTGCTGACTAACCTAACATTGAATGCATAGATTACTAACAAGATGATTGCTGGAAAAAGCGCGATTAATAGATTGAATATCAACTCTACTGGGCCAAAAGCGTTTTCATTTAGTATAGAAATCGTTAAGTCTCCAACTAAAATCACTTCGATCAAAATCAAAATAACAACCATCCAAACTGGTCTAAACTTTTGTTCTTCTTGGAATACTATCGGCTTCATAACGGCTCTATTCTGTTTTGAGTCAAAGCGGTGCGAGTCAGTTTAACAAATTCCCATACGGTACCGACGATCACTACTATTCCTATTCCCCCAAGCCATAAATATAGCGCGGTAAAATGTTTTACTCGCCCAGAAGTTGGCAAAAAGGCCCTCCCGCTGGCAGAATCTAAGCAGGCCTCAATCGTATCCACCCCCAAAACCCCTTACATCCTCTTGTTCTGTGTTCCGTCATTTAGCATAAAATGAGTTTGACGTGGTTCCTTTTTGGTTTACACTTCTTGCTGGTTAGTAATTGATTTTATTTCTGTTTAACCAGTTTTTCGGTAGTATTCAGTTTCGAATGCTACGGGGTTTCGGTAATTTAAAGAGGAATGTAACCTCCGGGTGTTATAATACCCGTCGATGTATTCAAAAAGTACGGATCTCAATACCTCGAGGTTGATATATCCTCCTTTGGGAATACTCAGTTCGGCCTTTAATCGACTCCACAATGACTCCGCACAGGCATTGTCGTAGGGATCGTCAGCTCGCGACATGCTTTGTTTCAATCTGAAAGTTTTGACTACTTGCTTCATTCTACGTGACAGATATTGACCTCCCCGGTCAGAATGAATTATTAGACCAGGCTTAATTCCTCGCTTCAACAGCGCTTTTTCCAATGGCTCCCTCACCAGATTTTCCTGCATATTCTCATCAAGCTTCCAACTGACAATCTGGCGAGAGAACAGATCCATCCAGATACACAAATATGCCCATTTACCACCTTTTAGTGGCATGTAGGTAATATCCGACACCCATATCGCATCGGGGTGATCCGGCTTTGGCTGATCGAGAAGCAGATTATCGCAAATCCGTTTGCCGTGTTTACTGTCAGTAGTCCTTGGAATGAATCTGGGAGGCTGGATCGCTTTCAAACCCTCTCTTCGCATGATTTCAACCACCTTTCGACGGCCGATTCTGATGCCTTTTTGCTTCAAGGATTTGTCCCGTCCTGATATAGGTTGACACAATCAAAGTCAACTAATGGAAGAACAAGACTTTAAGTGTTACAAGAAGCGTACTCAGAAAGATTACAGTTTGGCCTTCAAACTATCGATTGTGGATGCAGTCGAAAAAGGTGAGTTGACCTACAAGCAAGCCCAGCTCCGGCATGGCATTCAGGGAAGGAGTACTGTTTTGGTTTGGCTCAGAAAACATGGTAGATTAGATTGGAAAGAATCTGAAACCATGAAAAAAGACACACCCAATAAAAAGATCCGGGAACTGGAAAGGAAGCTGAAACGGCTTGAACAGGAAAAACATGTGCTTAATACGGCCATCGATATTGCTGACAGCCAGTTTGGTACCGACATCAGAAAAAAGTATTTGAGCCTGTTGTCAGAAGCTGCGGATCAGGCTCAAAAAGAGAGCGGCTCCCCGTCGGATTCGTAGCGAAAGTACTGGGTTATAGCCGCCAGTACTTTTATAAACATTGTAAATCAGCACAGTTACGGGTGCAACGAGAATCACAAGTGAAGACCTTGGTTGAACGAGAGCGAAAGCTTTTGCCACGTTTGGGTACCAGAAAGCTTTATCATCAGCTCAGGGAGTCCCTAAGCGCATCCCAAATCAGGTTCGGGCGTGATCAACTGTTTGATTTAATGCGAAAACATAGGATGCTGATCGTTCCTAAGCGGAGATATGTGCAAACAACGATGTCAAAACACTGGCTTAGAAAGTATCCAAACCTGGCCAAAGATTTGAAGGTAACCAGGCCCGACCAGCTATGGGTAAGTGACATCACCTACCTGAAAACCGATGAAGGGAATTGCTACCTAAACCTGGTAACAGACGCATATAGCAGGAAAATAATGGGCTATGCAATTGCTGATAATATGGAAGCGGTTGAAATGAAAAAGGCTTTCCAAATGGCTGTTAAGTGCAGTATGAATGGACTTGAAGGTCTTATCCATCATTCTGACAGAGGATTACAGTATTGTAGTGCCGAATACACCAGTATTGCGAGGTTTAACCATATCAATATCAGCATGACCGAAAACTCTGACCCATACGAGAATGCATTAGCAGAAAGGATGAACAAAACGATGAAGGAAGAATTTGGACTAGGAAATATTTTACCTTCCAGGAAACTGGCAGGTCATCTGGTCGATGAAGCCGTTCAGCTTTACAACAATTACAGACCACATCTGTCCTTACAAATGCAAACACCTGAATACATTTACAAACAAAAATCCCAGTCACAGAAGCAACTGGGATCATTATAAAACCTGTCAACCTATTTCAGGACGACTCAATTCCTTGATTCGTCGACTGCCGTAGCGTTTCATGTTCCGGATAAATTCGATCCGAACTTCATGCTTTGGACGGTTATATTTCTTGTCCGCATTATGACTTTCTCCGCGCCTGTATCGGTAGTAGGCCGTTCTGCTAACGTCGAATAATCGACATAGGTAGCTTACTTTATTCGTCTTCGACAGGTTGAAAATCAAGTCATAGACGTCTCTCAGTCGGACTTGCTGAAAAGACCTAACGCCTTTTTTAGTATCTCACGGTCGGTTTTTAAGCGTTCGTTCTCAGCCCGCAATCTTGCATTCTCAGCCGCAAGCTTCGCAGACTTACTGCTTTCACTATCGCCCGTTTTCGTTTTTGTCTTCATCGTCGCCATGCTTTTCCAACGATAAAGAAGATTTTCTGCAATTCCAAAACTCTGGGAAAGTTCTCGCGCACTCCTGCCGGACATTAGCATTGTAGTCAGTTCTTGCTTGAAATCAGCATCATAACTTCTTCGGGATTTTACCCCAAATCGCTTTTCCATTGCACTTAGGTTGTGCAAGAATGTGTGCCGCTTTTTGGAGCCACCTTAGTTATCCGAATCATATAACTGGCTAGTAAGAATACATGCCTACGAGTCAAACTCTGGACCGAACGATTGACGCGACAATCTCATACCTCTATGTGGCCGGTGGTGCGATCTTCCATCATACCAGAAAGATAAAAAGGCAACTGGTCCGTTTCTGCTGCTGCTCTAACTAAGGGGAAGTATACTTCAATCTTTGGTGAATGCTGAATAATATAAAATGCAGCCTCGTCTGTGATCTTGCCAACCAACCTTGTTCCTGGGTAGCCATACTGCTGAATTATTTGTTCGAGTCGATTGAAATTTGATTTATCGATTTCATTTTGACGAGTCCATAAATATCCTGATAGGTTTTCTGTTACTGTGAATGCTTTCTTCAGGCTATCTGCCAAAGCAGGACTATCAGATAATCTTGAAAAATACCCTCGGTAGCGCTGATCAAGGACATACATGCTATCCAGCTCATTTTTAAGCTTCAGGTCGACTTGTCCAAAACTTAGAAAAGGGAGCAGGTACAATATGCCGTTAAAGAAAATTTTCATGCGTTATATGTCCAGGTGAAACGTCCGACAAGCGCTGGAATCCAATATACGCAAAATGAATGGTCTCCTTGCACTATTCCTACTGATCCAGCAACTCAGGTATATCAAATAAGTTTCATGAATTTCAAGAGAAGATTTCAATCAATGTATATATTGCCGGGATCCTATTTCCAGTCCCGACAGTAAAATGACCATATGAGAAAAATACTAATAATTTTCGTTTGCCTATTCATTGTAAAGTCATCGTTTGGCCAAAGCATTCAATCGATTCCTGTTCAATTTTTTAGTAGTAATATTGGGCTGGCAAAACTTGGTACAGGAGACAGCTATGGCTTGATGGTGGGTATGGAATATGAAAGAATATTTCAACAAAAATTTTTATGGTCGACCGAATTGGCCACTACTATACATGATGGCGCTGACATTTTGAAAGTAAAACCAGACAATCTACCTGAACAGGATTTGTCGTATAGATACACTATTGCAGCCGTACAGGTTGTAGGAAAAGTAGGACATTACTTTTTAAGAACAAACAAATTTGAAATAGGTGGTAAGGTTGGTGCCCTAGCGCGCTTCCAATCCTCGTCCTTAGCCGATGACAGGGAAGTTCTTTTCCCTGCACTTACAGGATATCCGTTGCCGTTAAGAATTAATCGAAACACCGAACCGCAACGGACAGTGTCAGTTGGAGGAACCTTACAAATATTTGCCAGACATAATTTTAAAAACAATTGGGCCATCGGTACGACAACGGGCCTTCAATTGGACACTAATGGCGATGTTATATTTCCACAATTTTTACTATCAATTGGAAAACGCCTTTAATCACAATGTGTACTAAATCGCGCATAAGTTATTAACCCGGCCAATTTCATTGCGTTTTTCGCTTTGTCCCATTCTATCCATTTTAGCGCGAGGTCCGTGCCGGTCGGCCCGCTGTCCCACTCGGCGCAGCTCGCAAATCCTGGTTCCGTAAGCCAGTTTGGTTATTTACACCTGGCCGCCCGGTTGGCGCAACAACCGAATGTAAAATTTGTGATGATTCTGACGGATGGTTCGCCTACCGACCAATTTACGTCGTGTTGGATGGCTCCTGTCACATATTCCTGACACTATTTGCGAAAACGAAGTAAGGTTTGTCCGGGGAATATCCAAAAGTAGCAATCGGTTACATCGAAATACACTTCATCCTTATCATAACAATCTTTGTCTTGGGAATAAGGAGGTTGATCCTCTTTTTCTAGATTCTGGTGATCCTGCTGACGCGCTTCGAACGAAGACCGATTTACCGTATGCAGAAGCAAGCAACTGCTTCTGCATACATACTAACCTCAGACTCTCTCTCCGTGCCACCATAACGACAGGCTACACCTCTTAATTACCAATTCTCGTAAAAGACTGTCATGCAAGCAATTAAAAACTAATGTCAGGTTATTTCAGGACAATACCGCCGAATCCGTCCCGTTAATTCCAAACCGCCGCCAGAACCGGCTCACCTGCTATTTTTATCGTTATTTCTGATACTATCTTTCACAAACTGGCGCCGATTGAAATTTTGTATTAGTTTACATAGGCACTAAAACCCTGGACTATGAAAGCTGTTGAATTCCACCTGCCTCAGGATGTCGACAAATCCTTCATCGTGTTTCGCGAAAAAGGCGATTTCTTTCCCGCCCCCTGGCACTACCATGCGCATTTCGAATTTGTATTGGTCAATAAGAGTACAGGCAAAAGAATGGTTGGTGACCATATCGGCTATTTTGAAGAAGATGACCTCGTTTTCATGGGTTCGCTGCTGCCACATGTCTGGGTGAATGACCCTGTTTACCTGGAACGGCAAGCGGAAGAGCAAGCCGATGCGCTGGTGATCCATTTTACCGACGATTTTCTGGGGGAAGATTTTATGAATATTCCGGAAACCGACAATTTGAGAAAAGTCCTTGCCCTGGCCGACCGAGGCCTTGCATTGCGCGGCGATACGCGTGCCCGGATCAACAAACTGATCCGCGAAATGCCCGCACTGAATGGGTTACAGCGTTTGGCCAACCTTTTCCTGATATTCGATATCATGTCTACTACGTCGGAATATGATCTTTTGGCTAGTCCGCGCTTCGTACAAAACTTCCATTACGATTCCTCCGACCGTTTCAAAAAGATTACCGGCTATATCATGCAAAATTTCGACAGGGATATTAGTCTCACTGAAATCGCCGCCGTAAGCAGCATGGGCGTCACTGCATTTTGTAATTTTTTCAAGGAACAGTTCCGGGTTACGTTTGTAGAATACCTGACTACGGTCCGGATCGGTCACGCCTGCAAATTACTTTCCCAAAACGACCGGAACGTGGTGGAAGTAGCTTATGAATGCGGCTTTAATAACCTGGCGAATTTCAACCGGCAATTCAAAAAACTAAAATGCATGACACCGAGTGATTACCGCAAAACGCTGGCAATCCGATAAATTCGTGTGGTTTTGCTGATAGCACTATTGAAATATAGTATCAGCGGTGGGCAGCTGCGAGGGTTTTTGCCAATACGAGCAGCTTTTCACGGATCGTATCTTCCGCTCCTGGCGCAAGGCAGCTGTAACGGCAGCGCCAAGTTTCATATCCTCCCCTAGCAATTTCCTGCGCCGGAGGTACATAACCTACATTCCCATTGGCCATGCTGATCGTGAAATAGTGCGCTGCCACGGAATTTTCTTTAAGGCGCAGTCCCGTTTCCGAAAAAAATTCCCCTGCCAGTCCGCCTATCATCCCATCGCCTATCCTGATCACCTGCACAGGACATTCGCGCCGGTCGGGCATTTCATTGAGCAATATCTGCTCTCTCGCATAAATCCGCTTCAAACCTTCCTGATCCGGTTCAATGGTTTCAAAATGCGCGCCGGCCAGGAGTCCGGCTGCTATTTCAAGTTCCCGGGAACTGGGTTTGGTAACCGGAATAGAGACAAGCTCCAAAGCCGCGTCCAGCAGCACTTCCGATTTCCACTCCAATGTATCCATACTCTGAAAAACCCGCCCGGCCAGATCAGAACCTATCAGCTCGCTTTTTGCAAAATGCGCCTTAGGATACCGCTCAGAGTACATAAAATCCCAGATATTAACATCTCCGCTGGTACCATTGCTCATCATCCCGACAAACTCCGGCCCTGCCTGGAGTTTGTCGCCGAGTGCCCTGGCAAACACCCCGAAATAGTCTGCCGAAATCGTCCCATTCTCCCAATCGCCCACATAATGCAACGAATAATTTGCCAGTAAACCGATCCAACGGCCGTCCGTACCTCGCACTGCCAGGTAACCCAATTCCGGATCGGTGGGAGCAATACTTCTGAGAATGCTGCTTTCTGCGCCAAATGGATTGGTCTTAATCAGATCATCCCCGCCCGAAACCGGGTTGAATGGGCGGTAATCTGCCTGCATTTCGTATCTCCGGCAAAGCAAATGCTCCGGGGCCCGTACACTGCCGAATGCCAGCTGCGCAGGTCGGAGATTTTGGATAGCCAGCCGGACTGACTCGACAATCAGCCCCGGCAACTTTTGCGCATAAGCCGGATCCACGCTGCCCAGATGCACATCCGCAACCGAGCCCGCCGCGTGCGTGTGCGTACTTGAAATCAGGATGTGGGAAGCAGGAATACCTGTCATACGGGTTATATCCGCTTTCACAGGATCCAGAAACTCTTTCGGCATCACGCAAATATCCACCACCACCAAAGCAACGACGGTATCATCGCATTTCAAAACAAGCGCTTTGGAATACAGATGATCATGAATGTAAGTGGCATAATGCGTGATGAAATCCCCATTAATGCGGGTCCCCAGCGGAGGGGTAGTTTTAACTTGTGCAGCTCCGGATTGTAGCATGGGTTTGATTGGTTTGGGCATCTCGTTTATTCACTCATTCCCCGTTCCACGGCGGCTCATTCACTCATTCCCCGTTCCACGGCGGCTCATTCACTCATTGGCTCGCCACGCCTCCCTCAGGAACCTCAGCCAGTTTCCATTAAAGATATTGTCGATATCTGTTTCCGAGTAGCCTCTTCTTTCGAGAATGGATTCGTATTTCTGTAAGTCTGCAATCGAATTGAGGTCCCAGGGAGATTGCTCTGTGCCAAAAATACCGTCGAGATCGCTCCCTATGGCAATGTGATGACTATTTCCCGCCAGCTGGCAGATGTGGTCCCAGTGATCGACCAAATGTTCCAGCCTGATATCCAGTTGCCAGGGGTCGGAAACCATATCGATAAAACGGATGTCCATCGCCCAGCAATCGAGCATACCGCCAATCACAGCGCCCCGCTCGATCAACCTTTTAATCTGGTGGTCGGTAAGTTGCCGCTGGTTAGGCACAATTTTGCGGACGTTATGGTGGCTCGACCAGATAGGCCCGTCGTAAATATCCATTACCTGCTCAAAGCCTTCGTCCGTCAAATGCGTCGTATCAAGTATCATATTCAGCCGGGACATTTCGCGCATTAACTCAAACCCCGCCGGCGTCACCGGCCCCTGCATCTTTGTCCCCGGAGCATACCTCCCGGACCCGAAATGCGACAGCCCAACTGCCCGCAGGCCGTCGTCATAAGCTCTCTGCAAATAGGAAATATCCACCAGGGAATCGGCCCCTTCCAGACTTAAAATATAGCCGACAGGCTTCGATTCGGCCGCCATGGACTGATCATTCCATAGCGTCAGGTGTGCATTTAATCCTGCCACATCCCTGATCTGGACCATTTCGCCAAGTGCCTCCATTTCCCGGTACCAGGCCAGCTGCGCCTGCGTCATCGCCCAGGCTTGCTGAGGCGAATTCCAGCCCGGCAGCGCACTTCCCTGTGGGGTGTAGCGCGCCAACTGGGTTGCTACTACCAAACCAATATTGCCCTTTCTAAGCTCCGGTAAACATACCGTCCCTTTGCCGCGGTCGTTTTTGTCGGACATATGCATCTCGCGCTGCCGTATTTCAGCCAGTGGGCGGGTCAGGTCCCGGTTCCATTCGATGGCATTCATAGACAAATCCAGGTGGGCGTCGAAAATCAGTCTGCTCATCGTTTTTACCGAAAATTAAATCCGTTACGAAACTCCGCTACCTCTTCCGTGCTGTAATTAAAAGGGTATTTCTCAATCAATTCCTTTACCTGAATGCTGAATCTCCGATGCAATTCCTGCCATTTTTCCATTTCCCCTGCCGCATACGCGTAAAAACCTGCTCCACTGCTCATTCCGGTCTTCCGTTCCGACAGCATTTGTCTGAAAAAGTCCGGGGTCCGCGTGTCGATGGAAAGCTCGGGATTAAGGTCTTTCATGACCATTCCATAAGCATAAGTGCCCATCAAATCCATATAACGCAAATTCCCCGCGAACGGCAGATAATATCCGGCGTCATTCCGGCAGGCGCGGTCGATATCCTCTACCGTGGCGAAACCATTTTCAACCAGATAAAAAGCCTCCCTGATCAGCGCGCCCATTAGCCGTATACGCACCCCTGTGTTCCCTTTGATAATATACGGGTCCTTATTCCACCACCTCGCCGCCGTCTGGCTGATTTGTCCGGCTATACTTTCGTCGGTTACCTGATTCGTGATAATTTCAAGAAAAAAGGTGGTATCCGCCGGCTCTACCCAGTTCAGCCCGATGATACGGCTGGGAAATGCCGCATTTTCCTGCAAAAGGTCCAGCCCAATGGTTTCCGTATTGATTGCAATGATGACATTCCCGCCCAACTTCTCTTCCAATAGCCTCAGCTGCTGCCTTTTAACAGCCAGGTCTTCCTCCGTAACCAATATTGCAAGTGCAAACGGTTTTCCTGCGTGGTGGCCGGTCAGCTCAGAAATGTCTTTCTGCGCTGTAAAAAGAAGCCCCGATTGTTGCAGACAAGACGCAATGCCACTCGCGAGCATATGATCACCTACCAGCAATACAGGTTCCAATGGTTGTCCCCGTTTTGTCATTTTTCCAGCTTAATACTCCTTGTCAAATATTTTTGAGAACCTTCTCCGCAGTAGCGACAGCCAGGTCAATATCTTCGTCATTATGCACCGCACTGATGTACCACAAGCCCCGACCGATCACCCGGATGCCCTCGTCGTGCATACCTGCGATGAATCTGCCCAGTTTGGCCTTATCAGCCATAAGCGTATCCCGGTAATCCGCAGTTTTTTCCAGGCTGGTG includes:
- a CDS encoding 3-hydroxyacyl-CoA dehydrogenase family protein, whose amino-acid sequence is MEPVLLVGDHMLASGIASCLQQSGLLFTAQKDISELTGHHAGKPFALAILVTEEDLAVKRQQLRLLEEKLGGNVIIAINTETIGLDLLQENAAFPSRIIGLNWVEPADTTFFLEIITNQVTDESIAGQISQTAARWWNKDPYIIKGNTGVRIRLMGALIREAFYLVENGFATVEDIDRACRNDAGYYLPFAGNLRYMDLMGTYAYGMVMKDLNPELSIDTRTPDFFRQMLSERKTGMSSGAGFYAYAAGEMEKWQELHRRFSIQVKELIEKYPFNYSTEEVAEFRNGFNFR
- a CDS encoding IS3 family transposase, which produces MGYSRQYFYKHCKSAQLRVQRESQVKTLVERERKLLPRLGTRKLYHQLRESLSASQIRFGRDQLFDLMRKHRMLIVPKRRYVQTTMSKHWLRKYPNLAKDLKVTRPDQLWVSDITYLKTDEGNCYLNLVTDAYSRKIMGYAIADNMEAVEMKKAFQMAVKCSMNGLEGLIHHSDRGLQYCSAEYTSIARFNHINISMTENSDPYENALAERMNKTMKEEFGLGNILPSRKLAGHLVDEAVQLYNNYRPHLSLQMQTPEYIYKQKSQSQKQLGSL
- a CDS encoding DUF6624 domain-containing protein; translation: MKIFFNGILYLLPFLSFGQVDLKLKNELDSMYVLDQRYRGYFSRLSDSPALADSLKKAFTVTENLSGYLWTRQNEIDKSNFNRLEQIIQQYGYPGTRLVGKITDEAAFYIIQHSPKIEVYFPLVRAAAETDQLPFYLSGMMEDRTTGHIEV
- a CDS encoding IS3 family transposase; the protein is MEEQDFKCYKKRTQKDYSLAFKLSIVDAVEKGELTYKQAQLRHGIQGRSTVLVWLRKHGRLDWKESETMKKDTPNKKIRELERKLKRLEQEKHVLNTAIDIADSQFGTDIRKKYLSLLSEAADQAQKESGSPSDS
- a CDS encoding dipeptidase, with translation MSRLIFDAHLDLSMNAIEWNRDLTRPLAEIRQREMHMSDKNDRGKGTVCLPELRKGNIGLVVATQLARYTPQGSALPGWNSPQQAWAMTQAQLAWYREMEALGEMVQIRDVAGLNAHLTLWNDQSMAAESKPVGYILSLEGADSLVDISYLQRAYDDGLRAVGLSHFGSGRYAPGTKMQGPVTPAGFELMREMSRLNMILDTTHLTDEGFEQVMDIYDGPIWSSHHNVRKIVPNQRQLTDHQIKRLIERGAVIGGMLDCWAMDIRFIDMVSDPWQLDIRLEHLVDHWDHICQLAGNSHHIAIGSDLDGIFGTEQSPWDLNSIADLQKYESILERRGYSETDIDNIFNGNWLRFLREAWRANE
- a CDS encoding transposase; amino-acid sequence: MEKRFGVKSRRSYDADFKQELTTMLMSGRSARELSQSFGIAENLLYRWKSMATMKTKTKTGDSESSKSAKLAAENARLRAENERLKTDREILKKALGLFSKSD
- a CDS encoding AraC family transcriptional regulator, whose amino-acid sequence is MKAVEFHLPQDVDKSFIVFREKGDFFPAPWHYHAHFEFVLVNKSTGKRMVGDHIGYFEEDDLVFMGSLLPHVWVNDPVYLERQAEEQADALVIHFTDDFLGEDFMNIPETDNLRKVLALADRGLALRGDTRARINKLIREMPALNGLQRLANLFLIFDIMSTTSEYDLLASPRFVQNFHYDSSDRFKKITGYIMQNFDRDISLTEIAAVSSMGVTAFCNFFKEQFRVTFVEYLTTVRIGHACKLLSQNDRNVVEVAYECGFNNLANFNRQFKKLKCMTPSDYRKTLAIR
- a CDS encoding IS3 family transposase, giving the protein MKQKGIRIGRRKVVEIMRREGLKAIQPPRFIPRTTDSKHGKRICDNLLLDQPKPDHPDAIWVSDITYMPLKGGKWAYLCIWMDLFSRQIVSWKLDENMQENLVREPLEKALLKRGIKPGLIIHSDRGGQYLSRRMKQVVKTFRLKQSMSRADDPYDNACAESLWSRLKAELSIPKGGYINLEVLRSVLFEYIDGYYNTRRLHSSLNYRNPVAFETEYYRKTG
- a CDS encoding alpha/beta fold hydrolase; the protein is MKILFSILLILFGWSAACSQALYSRSFGNPKHQPIIFLHGGPGSSSVYFEATTAKLLADKGFFVIIYDRRGEGRSKDSTAKLNFNEAFADLSGIYKKYNLRYASLIGFSFGGLIATQYAQMHPGMVRAVVLCSALISQQKSYETILSKTRTIYEQRKDTTNLNELTAIAQLNPRSFAYRTLVFRHASANGFFTLSDPDHLAKRIYATYKTDTLINSYLRNESAVHTFWQNENQVNIDVTPILNSLRNANMPIFALYGKQDGLYSDEQVSGLKYLIGNSNVKYLDRCSHTVFIDQQSLFLSALSTWLKKAK